One region of Eulemur rufifrons isolate Redbay chromosome 1, OSU_ERuf_1, whole genome shotgun sequence genomic DNA includes:
- the PTPN18 gene encoding tyrosine-protein phosphatase non-receptor type 18 isoform X4, producing MSRSVDAARSFLEQLEARCGREGTILASEFSKRCERYWAQEQEPLQIGLFCITLTKEKWLNADMMLRTLKVTFQKESRSVYQLQYISWPDHGVPSSPDHILAMVEEARRLQGSGPGPLCVHCSAGCGRTGVLCSVDYVRQLLLTQTIPPNFSLFDMVLEMRKQRPAAVQTEEQYRFLYHTVAQMFRSALQNASPNYQNLKENCVPFYDDALSLRTSPGLLAIPRPPGGVLRSISVPAAPAPAMADTYAVVQKRGAPAGARPGSLARSAEEAPVYSQVTPRAQRPGTHGEDARGPLPGCVPADQSLAGSGAYEDVTDGAQTSGLGFNLRIGRPKGPRDPPAEWTRV from the exons ATGAGCCGCAGCGTGGACGCGGCGCGGAGCTTCCTGGAGCAGCTAGAGGCGCGGTGCGGCCGGGAGGGCACGATCCTCGCCAGCGAGTTCAGC AAAAGATGTGAGCGTTACTGGGCCCAAGAGCAGGAGCCACTGCAGATTGGGCTTTTCTGCATCACCTTG ACAAAGGAGAAGTGGCTGAATGCAGACATGATGCTCAGGACCCTCAAGGTCACATTCCAGAAG GAATCCCGTTCTGTGTATCAGCTGCAGTATATATCCTGGCCAGACCATGGGGTCCCCAGCAGTCCTGACCACATACTGGCCATGGTGGAGGAAGCCCGTCGCCTCCAGGGATCTGGCCCTGGACCCCTCTGTGTCCACTGCAG TGCGGGCTGCGGGCGAACAGGAGTGCTGTGCTCCGTGGATTATGTGAGGCAGCTGCTCCTGACCCAG ACCATCCCACCTAACTTCAGCCTCTTCGACATGGTCCTGGAGATGCGGAAGCAGCGTCCTGCAGCCGTCCAGACAGAG GAGCAGTACAGGTTTCTGTACCACACGGTAGCTCAGATGTTCCGTTCAGCGCTCCAGAACGCCAGCCCCAACTACCAGAACCTCAAGGAG AATTGTGTCCCATTCTACGACGACGCCCTCTCCCTCCGGACCTCCCCCGGGCTTCTTGCCATACCCCGCCCACCAGGCGGGGTCCTCAG GAGCATCTCGGTGCccgcggccccggccccggccatGGCCGACACGTACGCGGTGGTGCAGAAGCGCGGGGCCCCGGCGGGCGCCCGGCCGGGGTCGCTGGCGCGCAGCGCGGAGGAGGCGCCGGTCTACAGCCAGGTGACGCCGCGCGCCCAGCGGCCCGGGACGCACGGGGAGGACGCGCGGGGGCCGCTGCCTGGCTGCG TTCCTGCTGACCAAAGCCTGGCCGGGTCTGGCGCCTATGAGGACGTGACGGATGGAGCTCAGACCAGTGGACTAG GCTTCAACCTGCGCATCGGAAGGCCAAAAGGGCCCCGGGACCCCCCTGCCGAGTGGACCCGGGTGTGA
- the PTPN18 gene encoding tyrosine-protein phosphatase non-receptor type 18 isoform X3, with amino-acid sequence MSRSVDAARSFLEQLEARCGREGTILASEFSDIKARSAAWETEGVCSTEAGSRPGNVRKNRYKDVLPYDQTRVILSLLQEGHGDYINGNFIRGIDGSQAYIATQGPLQHTLLDFWRLIWEFGVKVILMACRETENGRKRCERYWAQEQEPLQIGLFCITLTKEKWLNADMMLRTLKVTFQKESRSVYQLQYISWPDHGVPSSPDHILAMVEEARRLQGSGPGPLCVHCSAGCGRTGVLCSVDYVRQLLLTQTIPPNFSLFDMVLEMRKQRPAAVQTEEQYRFLYHTVAQMFRSALQNASPNYQNLKENCVPFYDDALSLRTSPGLLAIPRPPGGVLRSISVPAAPAPAMADTYAVVQKRGAPAGARPGSLARSAEEAPVYSQVTPRAQRPGTHGEDARGPLPGCVPADQSLAGSGAYEDVTDGAQTSGLGFNLRIGRPKGPRDPPAEWTRV; translated from the exons ATGAGCCGCAGCGTGGACGCGGCGCGGAGCTTCCTGGAGCAGCTAGAGGCGCGGTGCGGCCGGGAGGGCACGATCCTCGCCAGCGAGTTCAGC GACATCAAGGCCCGCTCTGCCGCCTGGGAGACTGAGGGCGTGTGCTCCACCGAGGCTGGCAGCCGGCCTGGGAATGTGAGGAAGAACCGCTATAAAGATGTGCTGCCAT ATGATCAGACACGAGTGatcctctccctgctccaggaGGGACACGGTGACTACATCAATGGCAACTTCATCCGG GGCATAGACGGAAGCCAGGCCTACATTGCCACGCAAGGACCCCTGCAACACACCCTGCTAGACTTCTGGCGACTGATCTGGGAGTTTGGGGTCAAG GTGATCCTGATGGCATgtagagagacagagaatgggcGG AAAAGATGTGAGCGTTACTGGGCCCAAGAGCAGGAGCCACTGCAGATTGGGCTTTTCTGCATCACCTTG ACAAAGGAGAAGTGGCTGAATGCAGACATGATGCTCAGGACCCTCAAGGTCACATTCCAGAAG GAATCCCGTTCTGTGTATCAGCTGCAGTATATATCCTGGCCAGACCATGGGGTCCCCAGCAGTCCTGACCACATACTGGCCATGGTGGAGGAAGCCCGTCGCCTCCAGGGATCTGGCCCTGGACCCCTCTGTGTCCACTGCAG TGCGGGCTGCGGGCGAACAGGAGTGCTGTGCTCCGTGGATTATGTGAGGCAGCTGCTCCTGACCCAG ACCATCCCACCTAACTTCAGCCTCTTCGACATGGTCCTGGAGATGCGGAAGCAGCGTCCTGCAGCCGTCCAGACAGAG GAGCAGTACAGGTTTCTGTACCACACGGTAGCTCAGATGTTCCGTTCAGCGCTCCAGAACGCCAGCCCCAACTACCAGAACCTCAAGGAG AATTGTGTCCCATTCTACGACGACGCCCTCTCCCTCCGGACCTCCCCCGGGCTTCTTGCCATACCCCGCCCACCAGGCGGGGTCCTCAG GAGCATCTCGGTGCccgcggccccggccccggccatGGCCGACACGTACGCGGTGGTGCAGAAGCGCGGGGCCCCGGCGGGCGCCCGGCCGGGGTCGCTGGCGCGCAGCGCGGAGGAGGCGCCGGTCTACAGCCAGGTGACGCCGCGCGCCCAGCGGCCCGGGACGCACGGGGAGGACGCGCGGGGGCCGCTGCCTGGCTGCG TTCCTGCTGACCAAAGCCTGGCCGGGTCTGGCGCCTATGAGGACGTGACGGATGGAGCTCAGACCAGTGGACTAG GCTTCAACCTGCGCATCGGAAGGCCAAAAGGGCCCCGGGACCCCCCTGCCGAGTGGACCCGGGTGTGA
- the IMP4 gene encoding U3 small nucleolar ribonucleoprotein protein IMP4 isoform X3 — protein sequence MLRREARLRREYLYRKAREEAQRSAQERKEKVRRALEENRLIPTELRREALALQGSLEFDDAGGEGVIGHVDDEYRWAGVEDPKVMITTSRDPSSRLKMFAKELKLVFPGAQRMNRGRHEVGALVRACKANGVTDLLVIHEHRGTPVGLIVSHLPFGPTAYFTLCNVVMRHDIPDLGTVSEAKPHLITHGFSSRLGKRVSDILRYLFPVPKDDSHRVITFANQEDYISFRHHVYKKMDHRNVELTEVGPRFELKLYMIRLGTLEQEATADVEWRWHPYTNTARKRVFLSAE from the exons ATG CTGCGCCGCGAGGCCCGCCTGCGCCGCGAGTACCTGTACCGCAAGGCCCGCGAAGAGGCACAGCGGTCCGcccaggagaggaaggagaaggtcCGGCGAGCGCTCGAAG AAAACCGCCTGATTCCCACTGAGTTACGCCGCGAGGCTCTGGCTTTACAGGGGTCCCTGGAGTTCGATGATGCCGGCGGCGAAG GTGTGATCGGCCATGTGGATGACGAGTATCGATGGGCAGGGGTCGAAGATCCCAAGGTCATGATCACTACGTCCCGAGACCCCAGTTCCCGCCTCAAGATGTTTGCAAAG GAGCTGAAGCTGGTCTTCCCAGGCGCCCAGCGAATGAACCGAGGCCGGCACGAGGTGGGGGCACTGGTGCGAGCCTGCAAAGCCAACGGGGTCACTGACCTGCTGGTCATCCACGAACATCGAGGCACACCTG TGGGGCTCATTGTCAGCCACCTGCCCTTTGGCCCTACCGCCTACTTCACACTGTGCAACGTGGTCATGCGACATGACATCCCGGACCTGGGCACTGTATCGGAGGCCAAGCCCCACCTCATCACCCACGGCTTCTCCTCCCGCCTGGGCAAGCGG GTTTCTGACATCCTCCGTTACCTGTTCCCCGTGCCCAAAGATGACAGCCACCGTGTCATCACCTTTGCAAACCAAGAAGACTACATTTCATTCCG gcACCATGTCTACAAGAAGATGGACCATCGCAACGTGGAGCTGACTGAGGTCGGGCCCCGCTTTGAGCTGAAGC TGTACATGATCCGGCTGGGCACACTGGAGCAGGAGGCCACGGCGGACGTGGAGTGGCGCTGGCACCCCTACACCAACACCGCACGCAAGAGGGTCTTCCTGAGTGCTGAGTGA
- the CCDC115 gene encoding coiled-coil domain-containing protein 115 isoform X1 — translation MAAPDLRAQLDSLLLQLFRDLEELEAKRAVLNARVEEGWLSLAKARYAMGAKAVGPLQYASRMEPQVCVHVSEAQDGLQKFRVARAGAQTPEEVGPREAGLRRRKGPTRPPEPSEVPQDPLNWFGILVPHSLRQAQASFWNGLQLAADIASLQNRIEWGRSQLQGLQEKLKLEPGAA, via the exons ATGGCGGCGCCGGACCTACGAGCGCAGCTGGACTCTCTCCTCCTGCAGCTGTTCCGGGACCTGGAAGAGCTGGAGGCGAAGCGGGCGGTGTTGAACGCCCGGGTGGAGGAG GGGTGGCTCTCGCTCGCCAAGGCTCGCTACGCCATGGGCGCCAAGGCGGTAGGGCCCCTGCAGTATGCCTCTCGCATGGAGCCCCAGGTCTGCGTCCACGTCAG TGAGGCCCAGGATGGACTCCAGAAATTCAGGGTGGCGAGAGCTGGCGCCCAGACCccagaggaggtggggccccGCGAGGCAG gtTTGCGCAGGCGCAAGGGCCCCACTAGGCCGCCAGAGCCCTCGGAAGTCCCCCAGGACCCCCTGAACTGGTTCGGAATCCTAGTTCCTCACAGTCTGCGGCAGGCCCAAGCCAGCTTCTGGAATG gCCTGCAGCTGGCTGCAGACATAGCCAGCCTTCAGAACCGCATCGAGTGGGGTCGAAGCCAGCTCCAGGGGCTCCAGGAGAAACTCAAGTTGGAGCCCGGGGCTGCCTGA
- the CCDC115 gene encoding coiled-coil domain-containing protein 115 isoform X2, which produces MAAPDLRAQLDSLLLQLFRDLEELEAKRAGWLSLAKARYAMGAKAVGPLQYASRMEPQVCVHVSEAQDGLQKFRVARAGAQTPEEVGPREAGLRRRKGPTRPPEPSEVPQDPLNWFGILVPHSLRQAQASFWNGLQLAADIASLQNRIEWGRSQLQGLQEKLKLEPGAA; this is translated from the exons ATGGCGGCGCCGGACCTACGAGCGCAGCTGGACTCTCTCCTCCTGCAGCTGTTCCGGGACCTGGAAGAGCTGGAGGCGAAGCGGGCG GGGTGGCTCTCGCTCGCCAAGGCTCGCTACGCCATGGGCGCCAAGGCGGTAGGGCCCCTGCAGTATGCCTCTCGCATGGAGCCCCAGGTCTGCGTCCACGTCAG TGAGGCCCAGGATGGACTCCAGAAATTCAGGGTGGCGAGAGCTGGCGCCCAGACCccagaggaggtggggccccGCGAGGCAG gtTTGCGCAGGCGCAAGGGCCCCACTAGGCCGCCAGAGCCCTCGGAAGTCCCCCAGGACCCCCTGAACTGGTTCGGAATCCTAGTTCCTCACAGTCTGCGGCAGGCCCAAGCCAGCTTCTGGAATG gCCTGCAGCTGGCTGCAGACATAGCCAGCCTTCAGAACCGCATCGAGTGGGGTCGAAGCCAGCTCCAGGGGCTCCAGGAGAAACTCAAGTTGGAGCCCGGGGCTGCCTGA
- the PTPN18 gene encoding tyrosine-protein phosphatase non-receptor type 18 isoform X1: MPLAQCLAQRRCSGSLLLFYHIVSLLLSRPCVSGGLQSPPWGHLPCTLGVPGSSLRLCSLPGASHQDIKARSAAWETEGVCSTEAGSRPGNVRKNRYKDVLPYDQTRVILSLLQEGHGDYINGNFIRGIDGSQAYIATQGPLQHTLLDFWRLIWEFGVKVILMACRETENGRKRCERYWAQEQEPLQIGLFCITLTKEKWLNADMMLRTLKVTFQKESRSVYQLQYISWPDHGVPSSPDHILAMVEEARRLQGSGPGPLCVHCSAGCGRTGVLCSVDYVRQLLLTQTIPPNFSLFDMVLEMRKQRPAAVQTEEQYRFLYHTVAQMFRSALQNASPNYQNLKENCVPFYDDALSLRTSPGLLAIPRPPGGVLRSISVPAAPAPAMADTYAVVQKRGAPAGARPGSLARSAEEAPVYSQVTPRAQRPGTHGEDARGPLPGCVPADQSLAGSGAYEDVTDGAQTSGLGFNLRIGRPKGPRDPPAEWTRV; the protein is encoded by the exons ATGcctttagcacagtgcctggcacagagaaggtgctCTGGGtcgctattattattttatcatattgTATCATTATTACTAAGCAGGCCCTGTGTTTCTGGGGGTCTTCAGTCACCTCCCTGGGGCCACTTGCCTTGTACCCTCGGGGTGCCAGGCTCCTCCCTTCGCCTCTGCTCCCTTCCTGGGGCCTCCCACCAGGACATCAAGGCCCGCTCTGCCGCCTGGGAGACTGAGGGCGTGTGCTCCACCGAGGCTGGCAGCCGGCCTGGGAATGTGAGGAAGAACCGCTATAAAGATGTGCTGCCAT ATGATCAGACACGAGTGatcctctccctgctccaggaGGGACACGGTGACTACATCAATGGCAACTTCATCCGG GGCATAGACGGAAGCCAGGCCTACATTGCCACGCAAGGACCCCTGCAACACACCCTGCTAGACTTCTGGCGACTGATCTGGGAGTTTGGGGTCAAG GTGATCCTGATGGCATgtagagagacagagaatgggcGG AAAAGATGTGAGCGTTACTGGGCCCAAGAGCAGGAGCCACTGCAGATTGGGCTTTTCTGCATCACCTTG ACAAAGGAGAAGTGGCTGAATGCAGACATGATGCTCAGGACCCTCAAGGTCACATTCCAGAAG GAATCCCGTTCTGTGTATCAGCTGCAGTATATATCCTGGCCAGACCATGGGGTCCCCAGCAGTCCTGACCACATACTGGCCATGGTGGAGGAAGCCCGTCGCCTCCAGGGATCTGGCCCTGGACCCCTCTGTGTCCACTGCAG TGCGGGCTGCGGGCGAACAGGAGTGCTGTGCTCCGTGGATTATGTGAGGCAGCTGCTCCTGACCCAG ACCATCCCACCTAACTTCAGCCTCTTCGACATGGTCCTGGAGATGCGGAAGCAGCGTCCTGCAGCCGTCCAGACAGAG GAGCAGTACAGGTTTCTGTACCACACGGTAGCTCAGATGTTCCGTTCAGCGCTCCAGAACGCCAGCCCCAACTACCAGAACCTCAAGGAG AATTGTGTCCCATTCTACGACGACGCCCTCTCCCTCCGGACCTCCCCCGGGCTTCTTGCCATACCCCGCCCACCAGGCGGGGTCCTCAG GAGCATCTCGGTGCccgcggccccggccccggccatGGCCGACACGTACGCGGTGGTGCAGAAGCGCGGGGCCCCGGCGGGCGCCCGGCCGGGGTCGCTGGCGCGCAGCGCGGAGGAGGCGCCGGTCTACAGCCAGGTGACGCCGCGCGCCCAGCGGCCCGGGACGCACGGGGAGGACGCGCGGGGGCCGCTGCCTGGCTGCG TTCCTGCTGACCAAAGCCTGGCCGGGTCTGGCGCCTATGAGGACGTGACGGATGGAGCTCAGACCAGTGGACTAG GCTTCAACCTGCGCATCGGAAGGCCAAAAGGGCCCCGGGACCCCCCTGCCGAGTGGACCCGGGTGTGA
- the PTPN18 gene encoding tyrosine-protein phosphatase non-receptor type 18 isoform X2, translated as MPLAQCLAQRRCSGSLLLFYHIVSLLLSRPCVSGGLQSPPWGHLPCTLGVPGSSLRLCSLPGASHQDIKARSAAWETEGVCSTEAGSRPGNVRKNRYKDVLPYDQTRVILSLLQEGHGDYINGNFIRGIDGSQAYIATQGPLQHTLLDFWRLIWEFGVKVILMACRETENGRKRCERYWAQEQEPLQIGLFCITLTKEKWLNADMMLRTLKVTFQKESRSVYQLQYISWPDHGVPSSPDHILAMVEEARRLQGSGPGPLCVHCSAGCGRTGVLCSVDYVRQLLLTQTIPPNFSLFDMVLEMRKQRPAAVQTENCVPFYDDALSLRTSPGLLAIPRPPGGVLRSISVPAAPAPAMADTYAVVQKRGAPAGARPGSLARSAEEAPVYSQVTPRAQRPGTHGEDARGPLPGCVPADQSLAGSGAYEDVTDGAQTSGLGFNLRIGRPKGPRDPPAEWTRV; from the exons ATGcctttagcacagtgcctggcacagagaaggtgctCTGGGtcgctattattattttatcatattgTATCATTATTACTAAGCAGGCCCTGTGTTTCTGGGGGTCTTCAGTCACCTCCCTGGGGCCACTTGCCTTGTACCCTCGGGGTGCCAGGCTCCTCCCTTCGCCTCTGCTCCCTTCCTGGGGCCTCCCACCAGGACATCAAGGCCCGCTCTGCCGCCTGGGAGACTGAGGGCGTGTGCTCCACCGAGGCTGGCAGCCGGCCTGGGAATGTGAGGAAGAACCGCTATAAAGATGTGCTGCCAT ATGATCAGACACGAGTGatcctctccctgctccaggaGGGACACGGTGACTACATCAATGGCAACTTCATCCGG GGCATAGACGGAAGCCAGGCCTACATTGCCACGCAAGGACCCCTGCAACACACCCTGCTAGACTTCTGGCGACTGATCTGGGAGTTTGGGGTCAAG GTGATCCTGATGGCATgtagagagacagagaatgggcGG AAAAGATGTGAGCGTTACTGGGCCCAAGAGCAGGAGCCACTGCAGATTGGGCTTTTCTGCATCACCTTG ACAAAGGAGAAGTGGCTGAATGCAGACATGATGCTCAGGACCCTCAAGGTCACATTCCAGAAG GAATCCCGTTCTGTGTATCAGCTGCAGTATATATCCTGGCCAGACCATGGGGTCCCCAGCAGTCCTGACCACATACTGGCCATGGTGGAGGAAGCCCGTCGCCTCCAGGGATCTGGCCCTGGACCCCTCTGTGTCCACTGCAG TGCGGGCTGCGGGCGAACAGGAGTGCTGTGCTCCGTGGATTATGTGAGGCAGCTGCTCCTGACCCAG ACCATCCCACCTAACTTCAGCCTCTTCGACATGGTCCTGGAGATGCGGAAGCAGCGTCCTGCAGCCGTCCAGACAGAG AATTGTGTCCCATTCTACGACGACGCCCTCTCCCTCCGGACCTCCCCCGGGCTTCTTGCCATACCCCGCCCACCAGGCGGGGTCCTCAG GAGCATCTCGGTGCccgcggccccggccccggccatGGCCGACACGTACGCGGTGGTGCAGAAGCGCGGGGCCCCGGCGGGCGCCCGGCCGGGGTCGCTGGCGCGCAGCGCGGAGGAGGCGCCGGTCTACAGCCAGGTGACGCCGCGCGCCCAGCGGCCCGGGACGCACGGGGAGGACGCGCGGGGGCCGCTGCCTGGCTGCG TTCCTGCTGACCAAAGCCTGGCCGGGTCTGGCGCCTATGAGGACGTGACGGATGGAGCTCAGACCAGTGGACTAG GCTTCAACCTGCGCATCGGAAGGCCAAAAGGGCCCCGGGACCCCCCTGCCGAGTGGACCCGGGTGTGA
- the IMP4 gene encoding U3 small nucleolar ribonucleoprotein protein IMP4 isoform X1: MLRREARLRREYLYRKAREEAQRSAQERKEKVRRALEENRLIPTELRREALALQGSLEFDDAGGEGVIGHVDDEYRWAGVEDPKVMITTSRDPSSRLKMFAKELKLVFPGAQRMNRGRHEVGALVRACKANGVTDLLVIHEHRGTPVGLIVSHLPFGPTAYFTLCNVVMRHDIPDLGTVSEAKPHLITHGFSSRLGKRVSLESRGQGWGLGTRPGIAAPSLVPQVSDILRYLFPVPKDDSHRVITFANQEDYISFRHHVYKKMDHRNVELTEVGPRFELKLYMIRLGTLEQEATADVEWRWHPYTNTARKRVFLSAE; encoded by the exons ATG CTGCGCCGCGAGGCCCGCCTGCGCCGCGAGTACCTGTACCGCAAGGCCCGCGAAGAGGCACAGCGGTCCGcccaggagaggaaggagaaggtcCGGCGAGCGCTCGAAG AAAACCGCCTGATTCCCACTGAGTTACGCCGCGAGGCTCTGGCTTTACAGGGGTCCCTGGAGTTCGATGATGCCGGCGGCGAAG GTGTGATCGGCCATGTGGATGACGAGTATCGATGGGCAGGGGTCGAAGATCCCAAGGTCATGATCACTACGTCCCGAGACCCCAGTTCCCGCCTCAAGATGTTTGCAAAG GAGCTGAAGCTGGTCTTCCCAGGCGCCCAGCGAATGAACCGAGGCCGGCACGAGGTGGGGGCACTGGTGCGAGCCTGCAAAGCCAACGGGGTCACTGACCTGCTGGTCATCCACGAACATCGAGGCACACCTG TGGGGCTCATTGTCAGCCACCTGCCCTTTGGCCCTACCGCCTACTTCACACTGTGCAACGTGGTCATGCGACATGACATCCCGGACCTGGGCACTGTATCGGAGGCCAAGCCCCACCTCATCACCCACGGCTTCTCCTCCCGCCTGGGCAAGCGGGTGAGTTTGGAGTcccggggccagggctggggactaGGGACCAGGCCGGGCATTGCCGCTCCCTCCCTTGTGCCCCAGGTTTCTGACATCCTCCGTTACCTGTTCCCCGTGCCCAAAGATGACAGCCACCGTGTCATCACCTTTGCAAACCAAGAAGACTACATTTCATTCCG gcACCATGTCTACAAGAAGATGGACCATCGCAACGTGGAGCTGACTGAGGTCGGGCCCCGCTTTGAGCTGAAGC TGTACATGATCCGGCTGGGCACACTGGAGCAGGAGGCCACGGCGGACGTGGAGTGGCGCTGGCACCCCTACACCAACACCGCACGCAAGAGGGTCTTCCTGAGTGCTGAGTGA
- the IMP4 gene encoding U3 small nucleolar ribonucleoprotein protein IMP4 isoform X2: MPGWKCHVYPHVVGCCVAAALCFQSHENRLIPTELRREALALQGSLEFDDAGGEGVIGHVDDEYRWAGVEDPKVMITTSRDPSSRLKMFAKELKLVFPGAQRMNRGRHEVGALVRACKANGVTDLLVIHEHRGTPVGLIVSHLPFGPTAYFTLCNVVMRHDIPDLGTVSEAKPHLITHGFSSRLGKRVSLESRGQGWGLGTRPGIAAPSLVPQVSDILRYLFPVPKDDSHRVITFANQEDYISFRHHVYKKMDHRNVELTEVGPRFELKLYMIRLGTLEQEATADVEWRWHPYTNTARKRVFLSAE; encoded by the exons ATGCCTGGTTGGAAGTGCCATGTTTATCCCCATGTTGTCGGTTGTTGTGTTGCTGCAGCTTTATGTTTCCAGTCTCATG AAAACCGCCTGATTCCCACTGAGTTACGCCGCGAGGCTCTGGCTTTACAGGGGTCCCTGGAGTTCGATGATGCCGGCGGCGAAG GTGTGATCGGCCATGTGGATGACGAGTATCGATGGGCAGGGGTCGAAGATCCCAAGGTCATGATCACTACGTCCCGAGACCCCAGTTCCCGCCTCAAGATGTTTGCAAAG GAGCTGAAGCTGGTCTTCCCAGGCGCCCAGCGAATGAACCGAGGCCGGCACGAGGTGGGGGCACTGGTGCGAGCCTGCAAAGCCAACGGGGTCACTGACCTGCTGGTCATCCACGAACATCGAGGCACACCTG TGGGGCTCATTGTCAGCCACCTGCCCTTTGGCCCTACCGCCTACTTCACACTGTGCAACGTGGTCATGCGACATGACATCCCGGACCTGGGCACTGTATCGGAGGCCAAGCCCCACCTCATCACCCACGGCTTCTCCTCCCGCCTGGGCAAGCGGGTGAGTTTGGAGTcccggggccagggctggggactaGGGACCAGGCCGGGCATTGCCGCTCCCTCCCTTGTGCCCCAGGTTTCTGACATCCTCCGTTACCTGTTCCCCGTGCCCAAAGATGACAGCCACCGTGTCATCACCTTTGCAAACCAAGAAGACTACATTTCATTCCG gcACCATGTCTACAAGAAGATGGACCATCGCAACGTGGAGCTGACTGAGGTCGGGCCCCGCTTTGAGCTGAAGC TGTACATGATCCGGCTGGGCACACTGGAGCAGGAGGCCACGGCGGACGTGGAGTGGCGCTGGCACCCCTACACCAACACCGCACGCAAGAGGGTCTTCCTGAGTGCTGAGTGA